In the Malaya genurostris strain Urasoe2022 chromosome 1, Malgen_1.1, whole genome shotgun sequence genome, one interval contains:
- the LOC131440326 gene encoding trypsin beta-like produces MIQTVVKVIPMELLKILLMVMITAKLTGGTYYNETFQNGTFHNGTQQYPIMNNTNITLPMPFSTVTYLPPLATTSPSFPELSSIPLYKHPHYDETGTALWFPRIVGGTPATFGEFPSKVSLQLVLNSAHFCGGTLLTMKHVLTAAHCLSNIEGIPWSPSRFQAMADDLNVLPKMASSTRQIRQVKFFVIHDKYSPSTLANDIAVVTLVSEFTKTNSLYPSKRVSSAPAAGDLCSLAGWGVTSEQSQTVSPTLQRVNLGVVDFNRCNTIYQGSLTKGMLCACSPGKDACQGDSGGALICQNRVAGVVSFGAGCAHPDFPGVYMDVAHFEKWIGKALNSAAQMSIFVSWSALLFVAVAIKALVA; encoded by the exons ATGATTCAAACTGTAGTGAAAGTGATCCCAATGGAATTACTAAAAATTCTCCTCATGGTGATGATTACTG CTAAGCTGACAGGTGGAACCTATTACAacgaaacttttcaaaatgGCACTTTTCATAATGGCACGCAACAGTATCCGATTATGAATAATACAAACATCACGCTTCCTATGCCATTTAGTACAGTTACCTATCTCCCCCCTCTAGCAACGACGTCGCCGTCGTTCCCAGAATTATCCAGTATTCCATTGTACAAACATCCGCACTACGATGAAACCGGAACTGCTCTATGGTTTCCAAGAATTGTGGGTGGTACACCAGCCACTTTCGGTGAGTTTCCGTCAAAAGTTTCATTACAGCTCGTACTAAACTCTGCACACTTCTGCGGTGGTACCTTACTCACTATGAAGCACGTGTTAACTGCTGCACATTGCCTGTCTAATATCGAAGGTATTCCATGGAGTCCTTCCAGG TTTCAGGCCATGGCTGACGACTTGAACGTGCTGCCCAAAATGGCGAGCTCAACTCGTCAGATTCGACAAGTTAAGTTTTTTGTAATTCATGACAAATACAGTCCATCAACATTGGCAAACGATATCGCCGTCGTCACACTCGTTAGTGAATTTACTAAAACTAACTCATTGTATCCATCTAAACGGGTTTCCAGTGCTCCAGCAGCCGGTGATCTTTGTTCCTTAGCCGGATGGGGTGTAACATCGGAGCAGTCTCAAACGGTCAGTCCAACACTGCAGAGAGTCAACCTGGGAGTAGTGGATTTCAACCGTTGCAATACGATTTATCAGGGATCATTAACCAAAGGAATGCTGTGTGCCTGTTCTCCCGGCAAGGACGCTTGTCAAGGTGATTCAGGAGGGGCACTCATCTGCCAGAACCGAGTAGCCGGTGTTGTGAGCTTTGGTGCTGGATGCGCACACCCTGATTTTCCCGGTGTCTACATGGATGTAGCACACTTTGAAAAGTGGATTGGAAAGGCCCTTAACAGTGCCGCTCAAATGAGTATTTTTGTTAGCTGGAGTGCACTGCTGTTCGTAGCTGTTGCGATCAAAGCTTTGGTCGCCTAG